The proteins below come from a single Chryseobacterium sp. MA9 genomic window:
- a CDS encoding antirestriction protein ArdA: MTNLQNCLDSCSIYVGTYAKYNNGSLYGKWLNLSDYSDYDELLTAMYKLHSDESDPEFMFQDYEHCELFEKLGLISECHLSSEIYEIAQQINDSGHDLEVFEAYIDCVGKMDFQSIYDGIINYYMGEFSDDETFTQYILEESIPESLPNYIYIDWESTARNLMYDYFESDGYYFRS, translated from the coding sequence ATGACAAATTTACAAAATTGTCTTGATTCTTGCAGTATCTATGTAGGAACGTATGCGAAGTACAATAATGGAAGTCTTTATGGTAAATGGCTCAATCTTTCTGATTATTCAGACTATGACGAACTACTTACAGCAATGTATAAACTACATTCTGATGAGTCTGACCCAGAATTTATGTTTCAGGACTACGAACACTGTGAACTGTTTGAAAAACTGGGATTGATTAGTGAGTGTCATTTGTCTTCTGAAATTTACGAAATAGCCCAGCAAATAAACGATTCTGGGCATGATTTAGAAGTTTTTGAAGCTTATATTGATTGTGTTGGAAAAATGGATTTTCAGAGTATTTATGACGGTATAATAAACTATTATATGGGTGAGTTTTCAGACGATGAAACATTTACTCAGTACATATTAGAAGAAAGTATTCCTGAAAGCTTACCAAATTATATTTATATTGACTGGGAAAGTACAGCAAGAAATCTAATGTATGATTATTTTGAAAGTGATGGATATTATTTCCGTAGTTAA
- a CDS encoding T9SS type A sorting domain-containing protein, whose amino-acid sequence MKKLYMGALFLCTTTGIFAQEVLWQKDIKSNSQDFLSQITTTIDGQYLVTGSSIQSDKLQQNSKQNNGYDFHLIKLNQQGEQVFEKYFSGDNHDYLSSTVTTQDGGFLISGTSYSGKGLDKKEDSKGGSDIWLIRINEFGDQLWQKTLGSSSDEEARAVIQTTDQGFMVAGTVQNSSKGYGSKDVLIVKLDKDGKVLSEQTFGGKAIDEIEKMIPTRDGGALLGIYSRSSISGTKKTENYGEGDFYIIKLDKNLKVQWEKNLGGKGDDHLRTLALTSEGFLIGGESRSERSGNKTVGIEEGTDLWLISLNEKGEEIWQKSYNFKNRDVLMGMSVLNSSDDKSSKGILLGGYTQAEGRIESDDEKFWMLYLDQDGNEQWRKHVKDESSQREERLSDIKLNRDGSIILAGTSAEELGKENWKIVKLGDKQIDQLVEKQDIKIYPNPVSDYTYVEIGFDFKEADILLYDMSGRHLQSLKTKNKVTKINTQPLVQGAYLVVIKTDTNKMASAKLIKK is encoded by the coding sequence ATGAAAAAACTCTACATGGGTGCGTTATTCTTATGCACTACTACGGGCATATTTGCTCAGGAGGTACTTTGGCAGAAAGATATAAAATCCAATTCGCAGGATTTTCTAAGCCAGATTACAACGACTATTGACGGACAATATCTTGTCACAGGAAGTTCTATTCAAAGTGATAAACTCCAACAGAACAGCAAACAAAACAACGGTTATGATTTTCATCTGATTAAATTAAATCAGCAGGGAGAACAGGTTTTCGAAAAATATTTTTCAGGAGACAATCACGACTATTTATCTTCAACTGTCACTACCCAGGACGGAGGTTTTCTGATTTCTGGAACGTCATATTCAGGAAAGGGACTTGATAAAAAAGAAGATTCTAAAGGAGGTTCAGACATTTGGTTAATTCGAATCAATGAATTTGGAGACCAGTTATGGCAGAAAACATTAGGAAGCTCATCAGATGAAGAAGCAAGAGCTGTAATTCAAACGACAGACCAGGGATTTATGGTGGCAGGCACTGTCCAAAACTCATCAAAAGGCTACGGTTCAAAAGATGTACTTATCGTTAAATTAGACAAAGACGGAAAGGTTCTGTCTGAGCAAACATTTGGAGGCAAGGCGATTGATGAAATTGAGAAGATGATTCCAACACGGGATGGAGGAGCCTTGCTCGGAATTTATTCCAGAAGTTCTATAAGTGGGACAAAGAAAACAGAAAACTACGGTGAAGGAGATTTTTACATTATCAAACTGGATAAAAATTTGAAGGTTCAGTGGGAAAAAAATCTTGGAGGAAAAGGAGACGATCATTTAAGAACATTGGCATTAACTTCGGAAGGATTCTTAATCGGAGGAGAATCGAGGTCTGAGCGTTCTGGGAACAAGACAGTTGGTATTGAAGAAGGTACTGATTTATGGTTAATCTCTCTCAATGAAAAAGGAGAAGAAATCTGGCAGAAGTCTTATAATTTCAAAAACAGAGATGTACTCATGGGAATGAGCGTTTTGAATTCTTCGGATGATAAATCTTCAAAAGGGATTTTACTAGGGGGATACACGCAGGCTGAGGGAAGAATTGAATCAGATGATGAAAAATTCTGGATGCTGTATTTGGATCAGGATGGAAATGAACAGTGGAGAAAGCACGTTAAGGATGAGTCTTCTCAGAGAGAAGAAAGATTATCTGATATTAAATTAAACAGGGATGGTTCCATTATTCTGGCTGGAACAAGCGCAGAAGAGCTAGGCAAAGAAAACTGGAAGATTGTAAAACTGGGTGATAAACAGATTGATCAACTGGTAGAAAAACAGGATATTAAGATTTATCCGAATCCTGTATCGGACTATACGTATGTAGAAATTGGTTTTGATTTTAAGGAAGCTGATATTTTGCTGTATGATATGTCTGGAAGGCATTTACAGAGCCTTAAAACCAAGAATAAAGTAACGAAGATTAATACACAGCCTTTGGTTCAGGGGGCTTATCTGGTTGTTATTAAAACTGATACAAATAAAATGGCAAGTGCCAAACTAATTAAGAAATAA
- a CDS encoding DUF5977 domain-containing protein: MKKIIYTIFFIVLFISAYSQEGNMAFYFKNFPTSPSTSTFLRYGDIQNSEFTGTNATKIPIQTIQQGDIALPLTLDYVSGNGIKVSDPSSNVGLGWNFGLPSLVQSILGKDDFELTVRKLKIDLHYQPTTPWGLLNTEYRYLEPEDGKPEPPGYIDVPQIGRYTYYYSINHTVPVNGSFHAYENWLQYDSSPDMFALNLFGEKIEFFISNHKDLGTNTISFNCLKKGYKITFDRTAFSFLIIAPNGISYEFGKNEEVKMNGVINRNFVLTKIIDKNSNTLNIDYNSYSGPIVNFIPQSKNLNYNRGLNSTLNPGCGGVPVYWGAHMTMGSKFRSPGLSVEPYSANATTGSYLIPDIPGYYSTQNHLMVSKIYGEFGNVNFTYTDREDSSLGKLSNITIKNANNQKIKNIDFIYEYAIAPDNMFQNPDSATFQNEVMSKRLILKEVITNQQERYGFDYYDLAILPRRDSYAVDYWGFYNGGVNNQTYFLNPTDISVQAYNQLPVTNLNNNTKVSNINFAKAGLLKKITYPTKGYSFFNYELNTANNLFSDVPFNISQGKGVRLESQENYDFNTNLLEKTKFIYENGYSSNPLSLIKELVNKTYSSGGYFNTYTIISMNSSNNLSVSALSSGDYVGYGKVTKIQVDGSGNEKGRIISNYNINPDVAYNLWQDQLPVPIPNTKNEGIENGKLLSQTYLDNNGNKVREIINEYNTRYSDIYYGTIFQPVSESMYVCKGWSNGGSIPVGSGTPDASSTLSVSVVAHYPIFSKESLLSTSKIIDYLNGKELITNTKQYFNSNNLLTNKSTDFPDSSYNSQNINYSTEKGNSKLINANIINIPLETFTVNNNNGISKTVSHTETKYDNPNHLNPTSVLSYSLESGNTTEGTYDLYDNYRLLQYTTKGGIPVTILWGYNKTQPIAKIEGGNYSQIMQVFGLDGNNNTSYQQLDIVKKSNLDIDNSTENDLVSALINFSNKNEFKDFKITTYTYDPLIGVKTITQPSGLKETYKYDLAGRLDHILDNDNKIMKEFKYNYGPIRYYSKAKSEIFYKNNCGSNAIGGSYTYSVAENKYISIVSQADADLQAQNDIVNNGQTAANTNGTCTALNCGIIGAGIAQYNYGSIFLNDPSTFRVKMNFRYNSSLAWNTGVIIAKINGNCKPSGERSSSTYANGVWLITIDIDGNIKAKLSSASPSLVNNMDLLFDFTFPIN; the protein is encoded by the coding sequence ATGAAGAAGATTATATACACTATATTTTTTATTGTCTTGTTTATCAGTGCATATTCTCAAGAAGGAAATATGGCTTTTTATTTTAAAAACTTTCCTACTTCTCCTTCCACATCTACCTTTCTTAGGTATGGAGATATACAAAATTCAGAATTTACTGGTACAAATGCAACCAAAATTCCTATTCAAACAATTCAGCAAGGTGATATAGCCTTGCCACTAACACTTGATTACGTATCAGGAAATGGAATTAAAGTATCTGATCCCTCATCAAATGTTGGTTTAGGATGGAATTTTGGATTACCTTCTTTGGTTCAATCAATTTTAGGAAAAGATGATTTTGAATTAACAGTACGAAAATTAAAAATAGATCTACATTATCAGCCCACTACACCCTGGGGATTACTCAACACAGAATATAGATATTTAGAACCTGAAGATGGAAAGCCTGAACCACCAGGATATATAGATGTTCCTCAAATCGGCAGATATACATACTATTATTCTATTAATCATACAGTTCCTGTAAATGGAAGCTTTCATGCTTACGAAAACTGGTTACAATATGATTCTTCTCCTGATATGTTTGCATTAAATTTATTTGGTGAAAAAATAGAATTCTTTATTTCTAATCATAAAGACCTTGGCACAAATACAATATCGTTTAACTGTTTAAAAAAAGGATATAAAATTACTTTTGATAGAACAGCATTTAGTTTTTTAATCATAGCTCCAAATGGAATTAGCTACGAATTTGGTAAAAATGAAGAGGTAAAAATGAATGGGGTCATTAATCGAAATTTTGTATTGACAAAAATCATAGATAAAAATAGTAATACATTAAATATTGATTACAATAGTTATAGTGGCCCGATTGTCAATTTTATTCCCCAATCAAAAAATTTGAACTACAATAGGGGGTTAAATTCGACTCTAAATCCTGGATGTGGTGGAGTCCCAGTTTACTGGGGAGCTCATATGACCATGGGCTCAAAATTTAGATCTCCTGGATTATCTGTAGAACCTTATTCAGCAAATGCTACAACGGGGTCATATTTGATTCCTGATATTCCAGGGTATTATAGTACTCAAAATCATTTGATGGTTTCTAAAATATATGGAGAGTTTGGAAATGTAAATTTCACTTACACCGATAGAGAAGATAGTAGCCTTGGTAAATTAAGTAATATAACCATCAAAAATGCTAATAATCAAAAAATCAAAAATATTGATTTTATATATGAGTATGCAATTGCCCCTGATAATATGTTTCAGAATCCTGATTCAGCTACCTTTCAAAATGAGGTGATGTCTAAGAGACTTATCCTGAAGGAGGTGATCACCAATCAACAAGAAAGGTATGGGTTCGATTATTATGACCTTGCAATTTTGCCAAGACGAGACTCTTATGCTGTAGATTATTGGGGATTTTACAATGGAGGTGTAAATAATCAAACTTACTTCTTAAACCCAACTGATATATCTGTGCAGGCCTACAATCAGCTTCCTGTAACTAACTTAAATAATAATACGAAGGTTTCAAATATTAATTTTGCTAAAGCGGGGTTATTAAAGAAGATTACCTATCCAACTAAGGGATATTCATTTTTTAATTATGAACTTAATACAGCAAATAATTTATTTTCTGATGTTCCTTTTAACATTAGCCAGGGAAAAGGAGTAAGATTGGAAAGTCAGGAAAATTACGATTTTAATACAAATCTATTAGAAAAAACCAAATTTATATATGAAAATGGATATTCATCAAATCCTCTAAGCCTTATTAAAGAGCTTGTAAATAAAACATATTCTTCAGGTGGTTATTTCAATACTTATACAATAATTTCAATGAACTCCTCCAACAACCTTAGTGTTTCGGCTTTGTCTTCTGGTGATTATGTTGGATATGGAAAAGTTACAAAAATACAAGTTGATGGTTCTGGAAATGAAAAGGGAAGAATTATATCAAATTATAATATAAATCCTGATGTCGCTTATAATTTATGGCAAGATCAACTGCCCGTTCCTATTCCTAATACAAAGAATGAAGGAATTGAAAATGGAAAATTGCTTAGCCAAACATACCTTGATAATAATGGCAACAAAGTTCGAGAGATTATCAATGAATACAATACAAGATACTCTGATATTTATTATGGTACTATTTTTCAGCCAGTTAGTGAGAGTATGTATGTGTGTAAAGGATGGAGTAATGGAGGGTCAATTCCTGTTGGAAGTGGAACCCCTGATGCCTCTTCTACATTAAGTGTTTCTGTTGTAGCACATTATCCGATCTTTTCGAAAGAAAGTCTACTATCAACATCAAAAATTATAGATTATTTAAATGGTAAAGAATTGATTACAAATACAAAACAATATTTCAATTCTAATAACTTACTTACAAATAAATCTACAGATTTTCCTGACAGCAGCTACAACAGCCAAAATATTAATTATTCAACTGAAAAAGGAAATTCAAAATTAATAAATGCTAATATTATTAATATTCCACTGGAAACTTTTACAGTAAATAACAATAATGGGATTAGTAAAACGGTATCACATACAGAAACTAAATATGATAATCCAAACCACTTAAATCCTACTTCTGTTTTGTCTTATAGTTTGGAAAGCGGTAACACTACTGAAGGAACTTACGACCTTTATGATAATTATAGATTACTACAGTATACAACTAAAGGAGGAATTCCTGTAACAATTCTTTGGGGATATAATAAAACACAGCCTATAGCTAAAATAGAAGGAGGAAACTATTCTCAAATAATGCAGGTATTTGGCTTGGATGGAAATAATAACACTTCTTATCAACAATTAGATATTGTAAAAAAATCAAATTTAGATATTGATAACAGCACTGAAAATGATCTAGTTTCTGCTTTAATTAATTTTAGTAATAAAAATGAATTTAAAGATTTCAAAATTACTACTTATACTTATGATCCTTTGATAGGGGTAAAAACAATCACCCAACCTTCTGGCTTGAAAGAGACTTACAAATATGACCTCGCTGGGCGGCTTGATCATATTTTGGATAATGATAATAAAATCATGAAAGAATTTAAATACAATTATGGCCCTATTAGATATTATAGTAAAGCTAAAAGTGAGATATTTTATAAGAATAATTGTGGCTCTAATGCTATAGGAGGTTCTTATACTTATAGTGTTGCTGAAAATAAATATATCTCTATAGTAAGTCAGGCAGATGCTGATCTCCAGGCACAAAATGATATTGTTAATAATGGTCAAACAGCTGCAAATACAAATGGGACATGTACTGCATTAAACTGTGGTATAATAGGAGCTGGTATAGCACAATATAATTATGGATCGATATTCCTAAACGATCCAAGTACGTTCAGAGTAAAAATGAACTTCAGATATAATAGTAGCCTTGCATGGAACACTGGTGTAATCATAGCAAAGATTAATGGAAACTGTAAGCCATCGGGTGAAAGATCATCTAGTACATATGCCAATGGTGTATGGCTGATTACAATTGATATAGACGGAAATATCAAGGCTAAACTCAGTTCAGCTTCGCCGTCTTTAGTAAATAATATGGACTTACTTTTTGATTTCACATTTCCAATAAACTAA
- a CDS encoding DUF6443 domain-containing protein → MKKIIIPISALFITGTLQAQLTTLPNTENYIQSKTYLDYNGTTATKSSETVQYFDGLGRPKQIVNVKASPLGKDVVTPIEYDLFGRQVKDYLPVPQGSTLNGAITPNPLSNLSSSPYGNEKIYSEKMVENSPLDRVLEQKQVGNDWNGKSVKFGYDVNSTLDKVKKFTVTTTWVNNATLSEISNITMYEEAKLYKNTLTDEDNNKTIEFKNGKGQLLLVRKVMSATENADTYYLYNEYDQLAFVIPPKASIETNPNTVLNDLCYQYKYDGKNRQVEKKVPGKGWEFMVYDKADRLVGTQDAELRAKGQWLYTKYDQFGRVAVTGLATGGERNTEQLLANDSGNMTRTNSVVFNRQGMDVFYDPGVSYPHASKWVALLSVNYYDSYPAYSFNPAFPSTIQTEPVLTETPTADGRSTKGMPVMNFVKNIEGDSWAKDYTYYDRKGRAIGSHSINHLGGYTHTESKLDFVGLTLQTITTHLRKAGETGITVKERFVYDNGNRLKEHYHQVDSNPEELLAKNSYNELSQLVNKEVGNNLQSIDYAYNIRGWMTDINKDQMSLTDLGGRLFSYKIKYTQKDGISNPDPAQFSGKDVLPRYNGNIAEVDWRTVESIGANPPLTPKRYGYAYDKLNRLTAGYYQNPNNPYSKENTESLQYDLNGNITDLFRTSVFNTGTNTATVIDNLTYSYTGNQAVKIKDNSGNSTGYEGTAGLPIGYDVNGNMISMPDKQISEIKYNHLNLPQEMSIDFGTAGTVINNMYRADGTKLEKTSVNSVAGYNNVTTTTEKTEYLDGFQYYKKDIVTSGGDPGGGGVEMMTARAMEPQAFSLENNIVSPPPAKTPDLQFFPTSEGFYDYQKNQYIYQYKDHLGNVRVSFGKNSTGALEITDANDYYPFGMNHLKTGNAYFGAGKYQNYKYNGKELQETGMYDYGARLYMADIGRWGVIDPLAELGVTITPYRYGFNNPILYTDPFGLFETRKEAREYRREHNITGSIKKNEDGSFSINDKANSVSYTKGVEGSGETFANDGIQESALITVNKKTDNQQQNIYSPLGQANTLLSFNGTYMSNLSYRRYIGTARPNSPFTYRGIRYHGNGQTFLKSESLINTGSLIKLGKGVGVGTVVLGTVLDWGYGVPQYKKDPNSPNAVSPGKASLNTGVGIYGLTGVGTIPSLVYFGLDAFYPGGFNGYVNDVGSAQTELDNGVNSAGPYRVNLTGAHEPK, encoded by the coding sequence ATGAAAAAAATAATAATCCCGATAAGTGCTTTGTTTATAACAGGCACTCTGCAGGCACAGCTTACTACGCTTCCTAATACGGAAAACTACATCCAGAGTAAAACATATCTTGATTATAATGGCACTACCGCTACAAAATCCTCAGAAACAGTACAATATTTTGATGGGCTGGGAAGACCAAAACAAATAGTCAATGTAAAAGCATCACCATTAGGAAAAGATGTGGTTACTCCTATTGAATATGACCTGTTTGGAAGACAGGTAAAAGACTATCTTCCTGTTCCACAAGGGAGCACTTTAAACGGAGCTATTACTCCCAACCCTTTAAGCAATCTATCCAGTAGCCCTTATGGCAATGAAAAGATTTACTCTGAAAAGATGGTAGAAAACTCTCCTTTAGACCGAGTTCTGGAGCAGAAACAAGTAGGTAATGACTGGAATGGAAAATCTGTAAAGTTCGGATATGATGTCAATTCTACATTAGACAAGGTTAAAAAGTTTACCGTTACTACAACCTGGGTCAATAACGCTACATTATCAGAGATCAGTAACATTACAATGTATGAAGAAGCCAAATTGTATAAAAATACACTAACTGATGAAGATAACAATAAAACCATAGAATTTAAAAATGGTAAAGGACAATTGCTGTTGGTAAGAAAAGTAATGAGTGCTACAGAGAATGCAGATACCTATTACCTTTATAATGAATATGATCAGTTGGCATTTGTTATTCCTCCTAAAGCATCAATAGAGACTAATCCCAATACTGTACTTAATGACTTATGCTATCAGTATAAATATGATGGCAAAAACCGCCAGGTAGAAAAAAAAGTTCCAGGTAAAGGCTGGGAATTTATGGTGTATGATAAAGCAGACAGGCTGGTAGGAACTCAGGATGCAGAATTAAGAGCAAAAGGACAATGGCTATACACCAAATATGATCAGTTTGGAAGAGTTGCTGTCACAGGACTCGCTACAGGAGGAGAAAGAAATACAGAACAGCTATTGGCTAATGATTCAGGAAATATGACACGGACAAATTCTGTGGTCTTTAACAGACAGGGAATGGATGTTTTTTATGATCCAGGTGTTTCTTATCCTCATGCTTCTAAATGGGTGGCTTTATTATCTGTAAATTATTACGACTCTTACCCTGCCTACAGCTTTAATCCAGCTTTTCCTTCAACGATTCAGACAGAACCTGTACTTACTGAAACTCCTACAGCTGACGGAAGGAGCACTAAAGGTATGCCCGTCATGAATTTTGTAAAAAACATTGAAGGCGACAGCTGGGCAAAAGACTATACCTATTATGACAGAAAAGGAAGAGCTATTGGAAGCCACTCTATCAATCACTTAGGTGGCTATACCCATACAGAATCCAAGCTAGATTTTGTAGGATTAACACTACAAACCATTACCACTCATTTACGAAAAGCAGGGGAAACAGGAATCACTGTAAAAGAACGTTTTGTATACGATAATGGAAACAGGCTAAAAGAACATTACCATCAGGTAGACAGCAACCCTGAAGAGCTACTGGCTAAAAATAGCTATAATGAACTCTCCCAGCTGGTCAACAAGGAGGTAGGAAACAATCTTCAGAGTATTGATTATGCTTACAACATCAGAGGCTGGATGACTGATATTAACAAAGATCAGATGAGTCTTACGGATTTAGGAGGCAGGCTTTTTTCTTATAAAATCAAGTATACCCAGAAAGATGGTATCAGCAATCCTGATCCTGCACAATTTTCAGGTAAGGATGTACTGCCAAGGTATAATGGTAATATAGCAGAAGTAGATTGGCGAACTGTCGAATCTATAGGAGCCAACCCCCCATTAACTCCTAAAAGATATGGCTATGCTTATGATAAACTTAATAGGCTGACAGCTGGGTACTACCAAAATCCTAATAACCCTTACAGTAAAGAGAATACAGAATCTTTGCAGTATGATCTGAATGGGAATATCACCGATCTTTTCAGAACTTCGGTATTTAATACAGGAACCAATACTGCTACTGTCATTGATAATCTTACGTATTCATACACAGGGAATCAGGCTGTCAAAATTAAAGATAACAGCGGTAATAGTACAGGATATGAAGGTACCGCTGGATTACCTATCGGATATGATGTCAATGGAAATATGATTTCAATGCCCGATAAGCAAATCTCAGAGATCAAATACAATCATTTGAATCTTCCTCAGGAAATGAGTATAGATTTCGGTACTGCTGGCACCGTTATCAATAACATGTATAGAGCAGATGGTACAAAGCTGGAAAAAACCTCTGTAAATAGTGTCGCAGGCTATAATAATGTTACTACCACTACAGAAAAAACAGAGTATCTGGATGGGTTTCAGTATTATAAAAAAGATATTGTTACTTCAGGAGGGGATCCAGGGGGAGGTGGAGTTGAAATGATGACAGCAAGAGCAATGGAACCTCAAGCTTTCTCATTGGAAAATAATATCGTTTCTCCCCCGCCAGCCAAAACTCCCGATTTACAGTTTTTCCCAACTTCTGAAGGATTTTATGATTATCAAAAAAATCAATATATTTACCAATATAAAGATCACTTAGGAAATGTAAGAGTGAGCTTTGGGAAAAATAGCACAGGTGCTCTTGAGATAACAGATGCTAATGACTATTATCCATTTGGTATGAACCACCTGAAAACAGGTAATGCTTATTTTGGAGCTGGAAAATACCAGAACTACAAGTATAACGGAAAGGAATTGCAGGAAACGGGTATGTATGATTATGGAGCAAGGCTATATATGGCGGATATCGGAAGATGGGGAGTAATAGATCCATTAGCGGAATTAGGTGTTACTATAACGCCTTATCGTTATGGATTTAACAATCCTATTTTATATACTGATCCATTTGGATTATTTGAAACGAGAAAAGAGGCTAGAGAATATAGACGAGAACATAACATAACTGGTTCTATAAAGAAAAATGAAGATGGTTCATTTTCAATAAATGATAAGGCAAATAGTGTTAGTTATACTAAGGGTGTTGAAGGTTCAGGGGAAACTTTCGCTAATGATGGTATTCAAGAGTCTGCTTTAATTACAGTAAATAAAAAAACTGATAATCAGCAACAGAACATCTACTCTCCATTAGGACAGGCAAATACATTATTATCTTTTAATGGAACCTATATGTCTAATTTATCATACAGAAGATATATTGGGACAGCTAGACCGAATTCTCCTTTTACCTATCGTGGGATTCGATATCACGGTAATGGCCAAACTTTTTTAAAATCTGAAAGTTTAATTAACACAGGCTCTCTTATAAAACTAGGTAAAGGTGTGGGCGTTGGAACTGTTGTTTTAGGAACTGTCCTTGATTGGGGCTATGGCGTCCCGCAATACAAGAAAGATCCAAATTCTCCAAATGCAGTATCACCAGGTAAAGCATCATTAAATACAGGTGTAGGTATATACGGCTTAACAGGTGTAGGAACTATTCCTTCTTTAGTATATTTTGGACTAGACGCATTTTATCCAGGCGGATTTAATGGTTATGTTAATGATGTTGGTTCAGCTCAAACTGAATTAGATAATGGAGTAAATAGCGCTGGACCTTATAGAGTTAATTTAACAGGAGCGCACGAACCTAAATAA